In one window of Chitinophagales bacterium DNA:
- the rpsH gene encoding 30S ribosomal protein S8: protein MVTDPIADFLTRVRNAQLAGHRIVEIPASNLKKRITEILYDQGYILKYKFEDDNKQGLIKIALKYDAQTKQPAIRSLERISRPGLRQYAKPADFKRVINGLGIAILSTSKGVLTDKQAKAQNVGGEVLCYVS from the coding sequence ATGGTAACTGATCCTATTGCAGATTTTTTAACCAGGGTTCGTAATGCGCAACTGGCCGGACACAGAATCGTTGAAATTCCTGCCTCTAACCTGAAGAAGCGTATTACAGAGATCCTGTACGATCAGGGTTATATTCTGAAGTACAAGTTTGAAGACGACAACAAACAAGGTCTGATCAAGATCGCGTTGAAGTACGATGCTCAAACTAAGCAGCCTGCTATTCGTAGCCTGGAGCGCATCAGCCGCCCTGGTCTGCGTCAGTACGCGAAGCCTGCTGACTTCAAGCGTGTGATCAACGGTCTGGGTATTGCCATCCTGTCTACATCTAAGGGTGTATTGACTGATAAGCAAGCTAAAGCACAGAACGTTGGTGGTGAAGTATTGTGCTACGTATCGTAA
- the rplF gene encoding 50S ribosomal protein L6: protein MSRIGKKPVVVPAGVTVTVGKDNVVTVKGPKGELKQQIDRDINIEVKDGEVLVTRPTDQIRHRAMHGLYRALIGNLVKGVTEGYKRELELVGVGYKAANTGNVLDLALGYSHNIIFEVPSELKVATVTEKGQNPKIMLEGIDKQLLGQVAAKLRSLRKPEPYKGKGVKYSDEVLRRKAGKAAGK, encoded by the coding sequence ATGTCTCGTATTGGTAAAAAACCGGTGGTAGTTCCTGCAGGCGTAACAGTAACTGTAGGTAAAGACAACGTGGTAACTGTGAAAGGCCCTAAGGGTGAACTGAAGCAGCAAATTGACCGCGATATTAATATTGAAGTGAAGGATGGCGAAGTCTTGGTAACTCGTCCAACAGATCAAATCCGTCACCGCGCTATGCACGGTCTGTACCGCGCATTGATCGGCAACTTGGTAAAAGGTGTAACTGAAGGTTACAAGCGTGAACTGGAACTGGTGGGTGTGGGTTACAAGGCTGCGAACACTGGTAACGTATTAGACCTGGCTTTGGGTTATTCACACAATATCATCTTTGAAGTACCTAGCGAACTGAAAGTTGCTACAGTTACTGAAAAAGGTCAGAATCCTAAGATCATGCTGGAAGGTATCGACAAGCAATTGCTTGGTCAGGTAGCTGCCAAACTGAGAAGTCTGCGTAAGCCTGAACCATACAAGGGTAAGGGTGTGAAGTACAGCGATGAAGTACTGAGAAGAAAAGCAGGTAAGGCCGCAGGTAAATAA
- a CDS encoding NAD(P)/FAD-dependent oxidoreductase — MSADKKTLIVIGGGAAGFFCAVNAARLQPALQVIIVEKTGKVLQKVKVSGGGRCNVTHALFEIPELSRRYPRGQSFLKKSLHWFSPKDTLSWFAERGVRIQQETDGRMFPNTNSSQTIIDCLLREANQYGVELLLNCDVQEISRHEAKFVLITAGNRILKADYLCIATGGYPKAAQFDWLTATGHTITPPVPSLFTFNMPKHPITALMGVSVANASVKILGTKLQETGPVLITHWGMSGPAVLRLSAWGARELADKQYQFTAMVNWLPEYHEQSLKEAFTDLRQTQAAQKIHGKNPFGLPNRLWTFFLEQAGVTEQMRWADLPAKQQQQLIRLLVANEFIVNGKTTFKEEFVTCGGIQLNEVDVNSMQSKLLPGLYFAGEVMDVDGITGGFNFQHAWTSGWIAAQHIAQQV, encoded by the coding sequence ATGTCAGCAGACAAAAAGACTTTGATCGTAATCGGTGGTGGCGCTGCAGGTTTTTTTTGCGCAGTAAATGCGGCAAGATTGCAACCGGCGCTGCAAGTGATTATTGTAGAGAAGACCGGTAAAGTACTACAAAAAGTAAAAGTGAGTGGCGGTGGCAGATGTAATGTTACCCATGCTTTGTTTGAGATTCCTGAATTATCCAGAAGGTACCCGCGCGGACAATCATTTCTGAAAAAATCGCTTCACTGGTTTTCGCCGAAGGATACATTGAGTTGGTTTGCAGAGCGCGGTGTTAGGATACAACAAGAAACAGACGGCAGGATGTTCCCCAATACCAATAGTTCGCAGACCATTATTGATTGTTTGCTGCGCGAAGCCAATCAGTATGGAGTAGAATTGTTATTGAATTGTGATGTGCAGGAGATAAGCAGACATGAAGCAAAATTTGTACTGATTACAGCAGGCAACAGAATACTTAAAGCAGATTATCTCTGCATCGCAACAGGAGGCTATCCGAAAGCAGCACAATTTGATTGGTTAACAGCAACAGGGCATACCATTACACCTCCTGTTCCATCTTTGTTTACATTCAATATGCCTAAGCATCCAATTACTGCTTTGATGGGTGTAAGTGTCGCGAATGCCTCAGTAAAAATACTCGGTACCAAATTGCAGGAGACTGGTCCGGTATTGATTACACACTGGGGTATGAGCGGTCCGGCTGTTTTACGTTTATCTGCTTGGGGTGCAAGAGAACTGGCTGATAAACAGTATCAGTTTACAGCTATGGTTAATTGGTTGCCTGAATATCATGAGCAGTCGCTAAAAGAAGCATTTACAGACTTGCGTCAGACTCAAGCTGCACAAAAAATACATGGTAAAAATCCATTTGGCTTACCCAACAGACTTTGGACATTCTTTTTAGAACAAGCAGGGGTTACCGAGCAAATGCGATGGGCAGATCTGCCTGCAAAACAGCAGCAGCAACTCATCCGTTTATTAGTGGCCAATGAATTTATTGTAAACGGAAAAACAACCTTCAAAGAAGAGTTCGTGACTTGTGGCGGTATTCAACTGAATGAAGTTGATGTGAATAGTATGCAAAGCAAGCTGCTACCAGGGCTTTATTTTGCCGGTGAAGTAATGGATGTAGATGGCATTACTGGCGGTTTTAATTTTCAGCATGCCTGGACATCTGGCTGGATAGCTGCACAGCATATTGCACAGCAGGTTTAA
- the rplR gene encoding 50S ribosomal protein L18 codes for MDAKMLRRQKIRFRIRKDVVGTAQKPRLSVFRSNLDIYVQLIDDTTGNTLAAASSKEKEIVAQKVNKVEKSKLVGASIARKALALGLSKVVFDRGGYLYHGRVKAVADGAREAGLQF; via the coding sequence ATGGACGCAAAAATGCTCAGAAGACAAAAGATCCGCTTCAGAATCCGCAAGGATGTAGTGGGTACTGCTCAAAAGCCTCGTTTGTCTGTTTTCCGCAGCAACCTGGACATCTATGTTCAGCTGATCGATGATACTACCGGTAATACACTGGCTGCAGCTTCTTCTAAAGAGAAGGAGATTGTAGCACAGAAAGTAAACAAGGTAGAGAAAAGCAAACTGGTTGGTGCATCTATTGCCCGTAAAGCATTGGCACTGGGTCTCAGCAAAGTGGTTTTCGATCGTGGTGGTTACCTCTATCATGGTCGCGTGAAAGCTGTAGCTGATGGTGCACGCGAAGCAGGTCTTCAATTCTAA
- the rplE gene encoding 50S ribosomal protein L5 — MSTVKYTPRLADKYKNEVVPALMKKFGYGSIMQAPKLEKICINRGVNGAVADKKLVDIAVEELSMITGQKPVATFSKKDISNFKLRKGMPIGARVTLRGEKMFEFLDRLISVALPRVRDFKGISDKAFDGRGNYTLGVTEQIIFPEIDIDKVNKITGMDITFVTSANSNEEAFELLKELGMPFKSNKKD; from the coding sequence ATGAGTACTGTAAAATACACTCCGAGATTGGCAGATAAGTACAAAAACGAAGTTGTACCTGCCTTGATGAAGAAGTTTGGTTATGGCAGCATCATGCAAGCCCCCAAGCTCGAGAAAATCTGTATCAACCGTGGCGTTAATGGCGCTGTAGCTGATAAAAAGCTGGTAGATATTGCAGTTGAAGAGCTGTCAATGATCACTGGTCAGAAGCCAGTAGCTACTTTTTCTAAGAAAGATATCTCCAACTTCAAATTGCGTAAGGGTATGCCTATCGGTGCACGTGTTACGCTGAGAGGTGAGAAGATGTTCGAATTCTTGGACAGACTGATCTCTGTAGCATTGCCACGTGTACGTGACTTCAAAGGTATCAGTGACAAGGCTTTCGATGGCCGTGGTAACTATACACTGGGTGTTACTGAACAGATCATCTTCCCTGAGATCGATATCGATAAGGTGAATAAGATCACCGGTATGGACATCACTTTCGTTACTTCAGCCAACAGCAATGAAGAAGCTTTCGAATTGCTGAAGGAACTGGGTATGCCATTCAAATCAAATAAAAAAGACTAA
- the rplX gene encoding 50S ribosomal protein L24 — translation MSNRFKPKFNIKKGDQVVVIAGEDKDLKKPRKVLEVILDKSRVVVEGVNIVTKHTKPTAQNTKGGIVKVEAPIHISNVMLWDAKAGAATKVKRTRENGKLVRVSKKSGEVIK, via the coding sequence ATGAGTAACAGATTTAAACCCAAATTCAACATCAAGAAAGGCGACCAGGTAGTGGTGATCGCCGGTGAAGACAAGGATCTCAAGAAGCCCCGTAAGGTGCTGGAAGTGATTCTGGATAAGTCTCGCGTAGTTGTTGAAGGTGTCAATATTGTAACCAAGCATACCAAGCCTACGGCTCAAAACACCAAAGGTGGTATCGTTAAGGTTGAAGCGCCTATTCACATCAGTAATGTGATGTTGTGGGACGCTAAAGCAGGTGCAGCTACTAAAGTGAAGCGTACCCGCGAAAATGGCAAATTAGTTCGCGTATCTAAAAAATCAGGGGAGGTAATTAAGTAA
- a CDS encoding CBS domain-containing protein, with amino-acid sequence MRKVSDILRRKGNHIASVPPETTVIDALRMMADQNIGSVVVMKQGVFAGIMTERDYSRKVILKGRHSDETTVGDIMTSDFPPVDMNTTIDTCMQLMSSFKIRYLPVVNDGQLAGIVSMNDVVAETILNQQETIHQLQNYIQS; translated from the coding sequence ATGAGAAAAGTTAGTGATATCCTTCGCCGCAAGGGAAACCATATTGCCAGCGTTCCACCTGAAACCACAGTAATTGATGCATTGCGTATGATGGCCGATCAAAACATCGGATCCGTTGTGGTGATGAAACAAGGTGTTTTTGCAGGTATTATGACGGAACGCGATTACTCACGCAAAGTGATTCTCAAAGGGCGTCATTCCGATGAAACCACAGTGGGAGACATCATGACCAGTGATTTTCCACCGGTGGATATGAATACCACCATTGATACTTGCATGCAACTCATGTCTTCATTTAAAATAAGATACCTGCCTGTTGTCAATGATGGTCAACTGGCAGGTATCGTTTCGATGAATGATGTGGTGGCTGAGACAATTCTCAATCAGCAAGAAACCATCCATCAGTTACAGAACTATATTCAGTCCTGA
- the rplO gene encoding 50S ribosomal protein L15 — translation MKLHTLKPAEGSVKKEKRLGRGEASGKGGTSTKGNKGHQSRSGFKNKMAHEGGQMPIQRRLPKRGFKNNNRVEYKVFNLGQIDQLVEKYGFTEFSLENLYINGLISRTDKVKVLATGELKAKLTFKVNAVSDKAKAAVEAAGGSVEIVK, via the coding sequence ATGAAACTGCACACACTCAAACCTGCAGAAGGTTCCGTAAAGAAAGAAAAACGTTTAGGTCGTGGTGAAGCATCCGGTAAGGGTGGTACTTCAACCAAGGGTAACAAAGGTCATCAGAGCCGTTCTGGTTTCAAGAACAAGATGGCACACGAAGGTGGTCAGATGCCAATTCAACGTCGTTTGCCTAAGCGTGGTTTCAAGAACAACAACCGTGTTGAGTACAAAGTGTTCAACCTGGGTCAGATCGACCAACTGGTAGAAAAATATGGTTTCACAGAATTCTCTCTGGAAAACCTCTATATCAACGGACTGATCAGCCGCACTGATAAAGTGAAAGTTCTGGCTACAGGCGAACTGAAAGCCAAGCTGACTTTCAAAGTAAATGCGGTAAGTGACAAAGCCAAAGCTGCCGTTGAAGCAGCAGGCGGTTCTGTTGAAATTGTAAAATAA
- the rpsE gene encoding 30S ribosomal protein S5: protein MSKVIANKVKAGGDMELKEKVVAINRVVKTTKGGRTFSFSALVVVGNENGVVGQGLGKAKEVQEAITKGIEDAKKNLVKVPVMHGTIPHDQFAKQGAAKVLIKPAAHGAGVIAGGSMRAVLESAGVTDVLAKSLGSANPHNVVKATIKALTLLREPVTVAKTRSLKLSKVFNG, encoded by the coding sequence ATGTCTAAAGTAATTGCAAATAAGGTGAAAGCCGGTGGCGACATGGAACTGAAAGAGAAAGTGGTAGCCATTAACCGTGTAGTGAAAACTACTAAAGGCGGCCGTACATTCAGTTTTTCTGCCCTCGTAGTAGTAGGTAATGAAAACGGTGTTGTTGGTCAAGGTCTCGGCAAAGCCAAAGAAGTTCAGGAAGCCATCACCAAGGGTATTGAAGATGCCAAGAAAAATCTGGTGAAAGTGCCTGTAATGCATGGTACTATTCCACACGATCAATTTGCTAAGCAGGGTGCTGCAAAAGTATTGATCAAGCCAGCTGCACATGGTGCCGGTGTAATCGCCGGTGGTAGCATGCGTGCTGTATTGGAAAGTGCTGGTGTAACAGACGTACTCGCTAAGAGTCTGGGTTCTGCCAATCCACACAACGTGGTTAAAGCAACCATCAAAGCCCTCACGCTGTTGAGAGAGCCTGTAACTGTTGCTAAAACACGTAGCCTGAAACTGAGCAAAGTATTTAACGGATAA
- the secY gene encoding preprotein translocase subunit SecY → MKKLFETLKNIWSIDELRDKIVVTLLLVLTYRFGTHIVLPGIDPNLIEAAQNNANTKGLVGLFDMFAGGAFSQASILALGIMPYISASIFMQLMTILVPQLQKIQKEGESGRKKINQWTRYLTVIVTAFQAGAYVAYLNSPGYAEAILPAFKPYFMFSTIITLTAGTLFVMWLGERIQDKGLGNGTSIIIMVGILARLPQSLIQEFGAKSERAGGGLLIFLIEIAILVAIIMGLIILVQGVRKIPVNYAKQIIGNRQFGGARQFLPVKVNSAGVMPIIFAQAIMFLPTLVSFTNIDSAQGIVRIFNDHSNFWYMVVYSVMVIGFTFLYTALIFNPKQISEDLKRNNGFIPGVKPGQPTADYIGAVMDKITLPGAIFLAIVGIMPGFAQRLGVTQGFSTFFGGTSLLIMVGVVLDTLQQIETYLLMRQYDGLMKGGRVQGRQSVSSSAI, encoded by the coding sequence GTGAAAAAATTATTTGAGACATTAAAGAATATCTGGAGTATTGATGAGCTGCGCGACAAGATTGTTGTTACGCTGTTGTTGGTGCTCACTTACCGTTTCGGTACCCACATCGTTCTGCCAGGCATCGATCCTAACCTGATTGAAGCTGCTCAGAATAATGCAAACACCAAAGGATTAGTTGGCTTGTTCGACATGTTTGCAGGCGGTGCATTTTCTCAGGCTTCTATTCTGGCCTTGGGTATTATGCCTTATATCTCTGCTTCTATCTTTATGCAGTTGATGACCATTTTGGTTCCACAATTGCAGAAGATCCAGAAAGAGGGTGAGAGCGGTCGTAAAAAGATTAATCAGTGGACACGTTACCTCACAGTGATTGTTACTGCTTTCCAGGCAGGTGCTTATGTAGCTTACCTTAACAGCCCTGGTTATGCTGAAGCGATCTTGCCAGCATTCAAACCTTATTTTATGTTCAGTACCATCATCACACTGACAGCAGGAACACTGTTTGTCATGTGGTTGGGTGAGCGTATTCAAGATAAAGGTTTGGGTAATGGTACATCTATCATCATCATGGTAGGTATCCTTGCTCGTTTGCCGCAGTCTTTGATTCAGGAATTTGGTGCTAAGAGTGAGCGTGCAGGTGGTGGTTTATTAATCTTCTTGATTGAAATCGCTATTCTAGTTGCGATCATCATGGGACTGATTATCCTGGTTCAGGGTGTTCGTAAGATCCCTGTGAATTATGCTAAGCAAATCATTGGCAATCGTCAGTTTGGTGGTGCACGTCAATTCCTGCCAGTGAAGGTGAACAGTGCTGGTGTAATGCCAATCATCTTTGCACAGGCAATCATGTTCCTGCCTACATTGGTATCATTCACCAATATTGATTCTGCTCAGGGTATTGTGCGCATTTTCAATGACCACAGTAATTTCTGGTATATGGTTGTGTATTCTGTGATGGTAATTGGTTTTACCTTCCTGTACACAGCATTGATTTTTAACCCTAAGCAAATCAGTGAAGACCTGAAGCGTAATAACGGTTTTATTCCTGGCGTGAAGCCCGGTCAGCCTACAGCTGATTATATCGGTGCTGTGATGGATAAGATCACTTTGCCTGGTGCGATTTTCCTGGCAATAGTTGGTATTATGCCTGGTTTCGCTCAGCGTCTGGGTGTTACACAAGGCTTCAGTACTTTCTTTGGTGGTACTTCACTGCTGATTATGGTTGGTGTGGTATTGGATACACTGCAGCAAATTGAGACTTATCTGCTGATGCGTCAGTATGATGGTTTGATGAAAGGCGGTCGTGTACAAGGCAGACAATCAGTTAGCTCAAGCGCTATTTAA
- the rpsN gene encoding 30S ribosomal protein S14, producing the protein MAKKSVVARQAKREALVAKFADKRAELKAAGDYAALDKLPKNASPVRLKNRCQLTGRPKGYMRFFGISRVMFRDMALNGKIPGVKKASW; encoded by the coding sequence ATGGCAAAGAAATCAGTAGTAGCCAGACAAGCCAAGCGTGAAGCATTGGTTGCTAAGTTTGCTGACAAGCGTGCTGAACTGAAAGCTGCAGGCGACTACGCAGCACTGGACAAGCTTCCTAAGAATGCTTCTCCTGTTCGTTTGAAGAACCGCTGCCAGCTTACCGGTCGTCCTAAGGGATACATGCGTTTCTTCGGTATATCAAGGGTGATGTTCCGCGATATGGCGTTGAACGGAAAAATTCCAGGCGTAAAGAAAGCTTCCTGGTAA
- the map gene encoding type I methionyl aminopeptidase: protein MIFYKTDAEVAMMKASAMLVSQTLAEVAAMLKPGVTTKQIDTLCETYVRDHKAVPSFKNYQNTYPWSICASVNDVVVHGFPNDAPLKDGDVVSIDLGVILNGWHGDHAYTFILGETSAENIQLVKVTKESLYKGISKAIAGNRIGDISYAIQEHTEKKYGYGVVRELVGHGLGRSLHEDPQVPNYGKRGNGPMMKENLVLAIEPMINLGTREVFTDADGWTVRTADGKVSVHFEHDVCVKRNQALILSDYSIIEAVEKKNPNLNTSYF, encoded by the coding sequence ATGATCTTTTATAAAACAGATGCGGAAGTAGCGATGATGAAAGCATCGGCAATGTTGGTTAGCCAGACATTGGCCGAAGTAGCTGCTATGCTGAAACCTGGTGTTACTACAAAGCAAATTGATACACTTTGTGAAACCTATGTGCGTGATCATAAAGCAGTTCCCTCATTTAAAAATTATCAGAATACGTATCCGTGGAGTATTTGTGCCAGTGTAAATGATGTGGTGGTCCATGGATTTCCAAATGATGCGCCATTGAAAGATGGAGATGTGGTATCGATTGATTTAGGTGTGATCTTGAATGGTTGGCATGGTGATCATGCGTATACTTTTATCCTTGGTGAAACAAGTGCTGAAAATATTCAGTTAGTAAAAGTAACCAAGGAGTCTTTGTACAAAGGGATTTCGAAAGCGATTGCAGGAAATCGTATCGGTGATATTTCTTATGCTATTCAAGAACATACAGAAAAGAAATATGGTTATGGTGTGGTGCGCGAATTAGTGGGTCATGGATTGGGTAGAAGTTTGCATGAAGATCCGCAAGTGCCCAATTATGGCAAGCGTGGTAATGGTCCGATGATGAAAGAAAATCTAGTCTTGGCCATTGAGCCGATGATTAATCTCGGCACGAGAGAAGTGTTTACAGATGCTGATGGTTGGACGGTGCGTACTGCAGACGGTAAAGTGTCTGTGCACTTTGAACACGATGTGTGTGTGAAAAGAAATCAGGCATTGATTCTTTCAGACTACAGTATCATTGAGGCTGTAGAGAAAAAGAATCCCAACCTCAATACAAGTTATTTCTGA
- the rpmC gene encoding 50S ribosomal protein L29, translating to MAKKQEFTKSLKDLNTSDLKARIQEDQLRLKKLEFAHAISPLENPMTIRGLRRDIARLKTELKKKEMGI from the coding sequence ATGGCTAAAAAGCAAGAATTCACCAAGAGCCTGAAAGATCTGAATACATCAGATCTGAAAGCAAGAATCCAGGAAGATCAGCTTCGTTTGAAGAAGCTGGAGTTCGCTCACGCGATCTCTCCACTGGAGAACCCGATGACCATCCGTGGTCTGCGCAGGGATATCGCCCGCCTGAAAACGGAATTGAAGAAAAAAGAAATGGGTATCTAA
- the rpsQ gene encoding 30S ribosomal protein S17, with the protein MAERNLRKTRIGVVTSDKMAKTITVAVERKVKHPIYGKFVKKTTKFHAHDEKDECGVGDVVKIMETRPMSKTKRWRLVEVVEKAK; encoded by the coding sequence ATGGCTGAAAGAAATTTGCGTAAAACAAGGATTGGTGTTGTTACCAGCGATAAAATGGCTAAGACCATCACAGTTGCTGTAGAAAGAAAAGTAAAACACCCTATCTACGGAAAATTCGTAAAGAAGACTACCAAGTTCCATGCTCATGATGAAAAAGATGAGTGCGGCGTTGGTGACGTAGTGAAAATCATGGAAACCCGCCCCATGTCTAAGACGAAGCGTTGGAGACTGGTGGAAGTGGTAGAAAAAGCTAAGTAA
- a CDS encoding carboxypeptidase regulatory-like domain-containing protein, with the protein MKRNLFLLLLIAAACGKNSTQNTIPVPDLVQASQTRANIVGRILLYDEDGNLAADNSGITVAIDNSTVRTTTDATGNWKLDSIPQGTYDISYTKAGYGTGKIMGLHHAATNHQTTSLAKPEVMSTISGIEVTALQIAGFDKNPTVQNMISLGLAHNGVFIEPIFTNTSGKLKPVRFFFSDKNDVSSKNYTATFKLKMNGTNEITETMIFDTKWMNSNGFKTGQTVYVIAHGDGSVDDGYDDPASGVRVYPSISPKASPVSSFVVPK; encoded by the coding sequence ATGAAACGTAATCTATTTCTACTCCTGCTGATTGCTGCAGCCTGTGGCAAAAACAGCACCCAAAACACCATTCCTGTTCCAGACCTGGTTCAGGCTTCACAAACACGTGCCAATATCGTAGGCCGCATTTTACTTTACGATGAAGACGGCAATCTTGCGGCTGATAACAGCGGCATTACCGTTGCCATAGACAACAGCACCGTACGTACGACTACTGATGCAACAGGTAACTGGAAACTGGATTCTATTCCGCAGGGCACTTATGACATCTCCTATACCAAAGCCGGTTATGGTACAGGCAAAATCATGGGTTTACACCACGCAGCCACCAACCACCAAACCACTAGTTTGGCTAAACCGGAAGTAATGAGTACCATATCAGGTATTGAAGTAACAGCATTACAAATTGCCGGTTTCGATAAGAATCCAACTGTACAAAACATGATCAGCCTTGGCTTGGCACATAATGGTGTTTTTATAGAACCCATTTTCACCAATACCTCCGGCAAGCTCAAGCCTGTTCGTTTCTTTTTTAGCGATAAAAATGATGTGAGCAGCAAGAATTATACTGCCACATTCAAACTCAAAATGAATGGCACTAATGAAATTACCGAGACCATGATTTTTGATACCAAATGGATGAACTCAAATGGTTTCAAAACTGGTCAAACAGTTTACGTTATTGCACATGGCGATGGCTCTGTGGATGATGGATATGATGACCCAGCTTCAGGTGTGCGCGTATATCCCAGCATCTCGCCTAAAGCAAGCCCCGTAAGTAGCTTTGTTGTACCGAAATAA
- the rplN gene encoding 50S ribosomal protein L14: MIQQESRLNVADNSGAKEVLCIRVLGNSGQDYAKIGDKIVVTVKDALPAGGVKKGTVSKAVIVRTKNKLRRKDGSYIRFDDNAVVLLNNSDEPRGTRIFGPVARELRDKGYMKIISLAPEVL; encoded by the coding sequence ATGATTCAGCAAGAAAGCAGATTAAACGTAGCTGATAACAGCGGTGCTAAGGAAGTACTGTGTATCAGGGTGCTGGGTAACAGCGGCCAAGACTACGCCAAGATCGGCGACAAGATTGTGGTAACAGTAAAAGACGCGCTGCCTGCAGGTGGTGTGAAGAAAGGTACTGTATCCAAAGCTGTTATTGTTCGTACCAAGAACAAACTGCGTCGTAAAGATGGTTCTTATATCCGTTTCGATGATAATGCCGTTGTGTTACTGAACAACTCAGACGAACCTCGCGGTACCCGTATCTTCGGACCAGTAGCAAGAGAGTTGCGTGATAAAGGATACATGAAGATTATTTCACTTGCTCCTGAGGTACTGTAA
- the rpmD gene encoding 50S ribosomal protein L30 gives MKKIKITLVKSPIDRPERQKLTLKALGLNKTNSSKEVEATPQILGMVNKVSHLVKVEELA, from the coding sequence ATGAAAAAGATCAAGATCACATTGGTAAAGAGCCCGATCGACAGACCAGAGCGTCAAAAGCTCACGCTGAAAGCACTGGGCCTCAATAAAACCAACTCTTCTAAAGAAGTAGAAGCTACACCTCAGATCCTGGGTATGGTGAACAAGGTGAGCCATCTGGTGAAAGTAGAAGAACTGGCTTAA